One genomic segment of Pongo pygmaeus isolate AG05252 chromosome 19, NHGRI_mPonPyg2-v2.0_pri, whole genome shotgun sequence includes these proteins:
- the NEUROD2 gene encoding neurogenic differentiation factor 2, producing MLTRLFSEPGLLSDVPKFASWGDGEDDEPRSDKGDAPPPPPPAPGPGAPGPARAAKPVPLRGEEGPEATLAEVKEEGELGGEEEEEEEEEEGLDEAEGERPKKRGPKKRKMTKARLERSKLRRQKANARERNRMHDLNAALDNLRKVVPCYSKTQKLSKIETLRLAKNYIWALSEILRSGKRPDLVSYVQTLCKGLSQPTTNLVAGCLQLNSRNFLTEQGADGAGRFHGSGGPFAMHPYPYPCSRLAGAQCQAAGGLGGGAAHALRTHGYCAAYETLYAAAGGGGASPDYNSSEYEGPLSPPLCLNGNFSLKQDSSPDHEKSYHYSMHYSALPGSRPTGHGLVFGSSAVRGGVHSENLLSYDMHLHHDRGPMYEELNAFFHN from the coding sequence ATGCTGACCCGCCTGTTCAGCGAGCCCGGCCTTCTCTCGGACGTGCCCAAGTTCGCCAGCTGGGGCGACGGCGAAGACGACGAACCGAGGAGCGACAAGGGCGACGcgccgccaccgccaccgcctGCGCCCGGGCCGGGGGCTCCGGGGCCAGCCCGGGCGGCCAAGCCAGTCCCTCTCCGTGGAGAAGAGGGGCCGGAGGCCACGTTGGCCGAGGTCAAGGAGGAAGGCGAGctggggggagaggaggaggaggaagaggaggaggaagaaggactGGACGAGGCGGAGGGCGAGCGGCCCAAGAAGCGCGGGCCCAAGAAGCGCAAGATGACCAAGGCGCGCTTGGAGCGCTCCAAGCTTCGGCGGCAGAAGGCGAACGCGCGGGAGCGCAACCGCATGCACGACCTGAACGCAGCCCTGGACAACCTGCGCAAGGTGGTGCCCTGCTACTCCAAGACGCAGAAGCTGTCCAAGATCGAGACGCTGCGCCTAGCCAAGAACTACATCTGGGCGCTCTCGGAGATCCTGCGCTCCGGCAAGCGGCCAGACCTAGTGTCCTACGTGCAGACTCTGTGCAAGGGTCTGTCGCAGCCCACCACCAATCTGGTGGCCGGCTGTCTGCAGCTCAACTCTCGCAACTTCCTCACGGAGCAAGGCGCCGACGGTGCCGGCCGCTTCCACGGCTCGGGTGGCCCGTTCGCCATGCACCCCTACCCGTACCCGTGCTCGCGCCTGGCGGGCGCACAGTGCCAGGCGGCCGGCGGCCTGGGCGGCGGCGCGGCGCACGCCCTGCGGACCCACGGCTACTGCGCCGCCTACGAGACGCTGTATGCGGCGGCAGGCGGTGGCGGCGCGAGCCCGGACTACAACAGCTCCGAGTACGAGGGCCCGCTCAGCCCCCCGCTCTGTCTCAATGGCAACTTCTCACTCAAGCAGGACTCCTCGCCCGACCACGAAAAAAGCTACCACTACTCTATGCACTACTCGGCGCTGCCCGGCTCGCGGCCCACCGGCCACGGGCTAGTCTTCGGCTCGTCGGCTGTGCGCGGGGGCGTCCACTCGGAGAATCTCTTGTCTTACGATATGCACCTTCACCACGACCGGGGCCCCATGTACGAGGAGCTCAATGCGTTTTTTCATAACTGA